In one window of Leptospira sp. GIMC2001 DNA:
- a CDS encoding LIC13411 family adhesin gives MHRIHIALILIFITQCASYRENRRKDLQDIVQFGLETPVYGVGVRVGPLPLGIYFAGGESELGKRDLGSGIGLRGGDFGKYRTQQLVFGFLGGEFFYSGEPIRNDEGKLQTDENGIPLLLDERANKKSYKMRYFSFLNDPVEDRKKRKKEKFQKKMVENILGDDADESIRAYLPKEKEKPFGYPANYIWQIDVFIGAYGGARVGVNLAEVFDFMIGLTTIDILNDDVESSE, from the coding sequence ATGCACCGAATTCATATCGCACTTATTCTGATTTTTATTACACAATGTGCCTCTTACAGGGAAAACCGTCGAAAAGATTTGCAAGATATCGTCCAATTTGGTTTGGAAACACCTGTTTATGGCGTTGGAGTCCGAGTTGGTCCTCTACCTTTAGGTATATATTTTGCAGGTGGAGAGAGTGAACTTGGTAAACGAGATTTAGGTTCTGGAATTGGTCTTCGGGGTGGAGATTTTGGAAAATACCGCACTCAGCAATTGGTCTTCGGATTTCTAGGTGGTGAGTTTTTTTATTCAGGTGAGCCAATCCGGAACGATGAAGGTAAATTACAGACGGACGAGAATGGGATTCCGCTACTTCTAGATGAGAGGGCTAACAAGAAAAGTTATAAGATGAGATATTTTTCATTCTTAAATGATCCGGTTGAAGACAGGAAGAAACGTAAGAAGGAAAAGTTTCAAAAAAAGATGGTTGAGAATATCTTGGGCGATGATGCGGACGAATCAATTCGAGCCTATCTTCCAAAAGAAAAAGAAAAACCGTTTGGATATCCTGCTAACTACATTTGGCAAATTGATGTATTCATTGGTGCCTATGGTGGTGCTCGAGTCGGTGTAAATCTTGCCGAGGTCTTTGATTTTATGATCGGCTTAACGACAATAGATATACTGAATGATGACGTAGAATCTTCCGAGTAG
- a CDS encoding sensor histidine kinase, translating to MLLKFFDNKVVCVQVGSLQEFLDREILKGIFNYVPVVITRLDVSGQILETKGNINNAVPKEYYPVGMNVYELYPNLETQLTPVIKSQKNIRFQQSIMVDGKLRTFENHAFAIQNIPESELQIVIVGLDKTEDENVKEDLNRKNNELKAIFDAIPDLYFRLDQFGIVLDYKSDIEAELYVPPEVFLHKSIESFLPSNLSERVRASIEKVKKDRNLVTMEYVIPLGVHRRHFEARFFPLLNNEIIVIIREISDKVIFQEKILEKEKLLLETQRIAKVFSFFYDVQENIMSVTDEFKNISEIPDLKLENTPEYFMRIIHDEDRESVKKEFISSFDYKMPDIYLEYRINTPSGEIKYILTEGRVKFDSKGKATQVLGLSQDITQRKNYEIELLTQRKELQGLLSNIEGIVQTQTLEVVQAKDRAEKASQAKSYFLANVSHELKTPIHAIMSFAELGIEKLEKVEKTKVAEYFSIILESAKRLINLMTNILDLSKLESGNENFIFDKVNLYDLCLDICLELEAVITKKEMRINIEKPDDTIFIDADSSKIGQVIRNLFSNSIRFSSEKSWIDVHFTKLDSMKKYNDSSEPGVALLIRDYGSGIENEDKELIFEKFRQGSQIKAGTGGTGLGLSISREIISGHRGIIFADNHPTGGAEFTIVLPLSQPNEI from the coding sequence TTGCTTTTAAAATTTTTTGATAATAAAGTTGTATGCGTGCAGGTTGGAAGCTTACAGGAATTTCTGGATCGTGAGATTCTAAAAGGGATATTCAATTATGTCCCAGTTGTAATTACGAGATTGGACGTATCTGGGCAAATTCTTGAAACCAAAGGAAATATAAATAATGCAGTTCCAAAAGAATATTATCCCGTTGGGATGAATGTCTACGAATTGTATCCGAATTTAGAAACACAGTTAACTCCAGTAATAAAATCGCAAAAGAATATTCGCTTTCAGCAATCGATCATGGTCGATGGAAAACTCCGAACATTTGAAAATCACGCTTTTGCAATTCAGAATATTCCAGAATCTGAATTGCAAATTGTCATAGTTGGTTTGGATAAGACAGAAGATGAGAATGTAAAAGAAGACCTCAATCGCAAGAACAATGAACTCAAAGCAATCTTCGATGCAATTCCAGATTTATATTTTCGTCTCGATCAATTCGGAATCGTTCTCGATTATAAATCGGATATTGAAGCGGAATTGTATGTTCCACCAGAAGTCTTCCTTCATAAATCAATAGAAAGTTTTCTTCCTTCCAATTTATCAGAACGAGTTCGGGCATCGATTGAAAAAGTCAAAAAAGATCGCAATCTTGTAACAATGGAATATGTTATTCCGTTAGGTGTTCATCGTCGTCATTTTGAAGCAAGATTTTTTCCATTGCTCAATAATGAGATCATTGTGATCATTAGAGAGATTTCAGATAAAGTTATTTTTCAAGAGAAAATTCTAGAAAAAGAAAAACTTCTGCTCGAGACACAGCGGATTGCAAAAGTTTTTTCATTTTTCTATGATGTTCAAGAGAATATCATGTCGGTCACAGATGAATTTAAGAATATTTCAGAAATTCCTGATTTAAAATTGGAGAATACACCCGAGTATTTTATGAGAATCATTCACGATGAAGATCGAGAATCGGTTAAAAAAGAATTCATTAGTTCTTTCGATTATAAGATGCCAGATATCTATTTAGAGTATAGAATAAATACTCCTTCGGGAGAAATTAAATATATCCTCACTGAAGGAAGGGTTAAGTTTGATTCTAAAGGAAAGGCAACTCAGGTTCTGGGACTGTCACAAGATATAACTCAGCGTAAAAATTATGAAATAGAATTGCTTACGCAAAGAAAAGAACTGCAAGGGTTGTTAAGCAATATCGAGGGCATTGTTCAAACACAAACTTTAGAAGTTGTACAAGCGAAAGATCGAGCAGAAAAAGCGAGTCAAGCTAAATCTTATTTTCTTGCGAATGTCTCACATGAACTAAAAACACCGATACATGCAATTATGAGTTTTGCGGAATTGGGAATTGAAAAATTAGAGAAAGTGGAAAAAACCAAAGTAGCTGAATATTTTTCTATAATTTTGGAATCAGCAAAGAGACTGATCAATCTCATGACTAATATATTGGATCTATCTAAATTAGAGTCAGGCAATGAGAATTTTATTTTTGATAAAGTCAATTTGTATGATCTATGTTTAGATATTTGTCTTGAGCTTGAAGCAGTCATAACAAAAAAAGAAATGAGAATCAATATTGAAAAGCCGGACGATACAATATTTATCGATGCTGATTCTTCAAAAATTGGGCAAGTTATTAGAAATTTATTTTCCAACTCCATACGCTTCAGTTCGGAAAAATCATGGATAGACGTTCATTTTACAAAACTTGATTCAATGAAAAAATACAATGATTCCAGTGAACCTGGGGTTGCATTATTGATTCGTGATTATGGTTCCGGTATTGAGAATGAAGATAAGGAATTGATATTTGAGAAATTTCGACAAGGAAGCCAAATAAAAGCAGGAACAGGTGGAACTGGCTTAGGGTTATCTATTTCAAGAGAAATTATTTCTGGGCATAGAGGAATTATTTTTGCCGACAATCATCCAACAGGAGGAGCTGAATTTACAATCGTTCTGCCTTTGTCCCAGCCTAATGAAATTTAA
- the amt gene encoding ammonium transporter produces the protein MDEVIPAFRNLSKDVDIMWLIIAAALVFFMQAGFLLLETGLVRSKNSINVAIKNIIDYIVGSVCFFIIGFGLMFGSSFKGYFGDDTFLLEGMAGGKEFAFFLYQVTFMGTAATIVSGAVAERIRFNAYVVCSMFVSILIYPIFGHWAWGGGWLGAIGFYDFAGSTVVHSVGAWVALAGVIVLGPRANRFDEAGKPRELSGHNLPIAVLGAFILWFGWFGFNGGSTLSFNDSIPLIIVNTTISACGGGFAAILFSYIQKGIPSVEGTINGVLGGLVGITACCSIVNPSQALIIGFIAGLIVQVVTYAMENWLHLDDVVGAFPVHGAAGIWGTIAVSLFSIDPSLRGFEQFKIQLIGVVTCGAWSFGLGIILFSVLKFATKLRVSAEDEERGLNESEHGSKTVWLDLMNTMNYIEKSKDLRLKLVIDRGSESGVIAEYFNRLIFSLAQIIGIVKVNSDSIERGSKQLDQATATILRGITEQQEKNNLIQGLFYKLEASLEMVMDKADAQNIVSNRVLNLSGELATQIQIIEKDIHSSNKIVSEIDGLASEGEKILQKTGSSMEGMNQSAKKVEEIVLGLQKIADQLGMLSINAAIESARGGEESAGFTIVAENISKLSEKTGSNAKQASMYLREIWDTIHKSTESIRETSQSFHQILQKLPDLTRYMEKVVESVTEYSSKTDTIHQSIGEVQDTSELVANDIKIRFEELHHMHQLFDDIKLNTESMVNQLQELDSMSGVLSQDSINMHRIVDTFQVNPA, from the coding sequence ATGGATGAGGTTATACCAGCCTTTCGCAACCTATCTAAAGACGTTGATATTATGTGGCTCATCATAGCCGCAGCATTGGTATTTTTTATGCAGGCTGGATTTCTATTGCTTGAAACCGGTTTGGTAAGATCCAAGAATTCCATCAATGTCGCAATCAAAAACATAATCGATTATATAGTAGGTTCAGTTTGCTTTTTTATTATAGGTTTTGGCTTGATGTTCGGCTCGAGTTTTAAAGGCTATTTCGGAGATGATACCTTTTTGTTGGAAGGAATGGCAGGCGGTAAAGAATTTGCATTCTTTCTTTATCAAGTTACTTTTATGGGAACTGCGGCTACTATCGTATCAGGTGCGGTTGCAGAAAGAATAAGATTCAATGCTTATGTAGTTTGTTCTATGTTTGTGTCCATCTTGATCTATCCAATTTTTGGTCACTGGGCTTGGGGCGGTGGATGGCTTGGTGCAATTGGATTTTACGACTTTGCTGGAAGCACTGTAGTTCACTCTGTTGGAGCCTGGGTTGCATTAGCAGGTGTTATAGTTCTTGGACCCAGAGCCAATCGCTTCGATGAAGCAGGAAAACCTCGTGAATTATCTGGCCACAATCTTCCAATCGCTGTACTCGGAGCATTCATTCTCTGGTTTGGATGGTTCGGATTCAATGGTGGAAGTACATTATCATTCAACGATTCGATTCCACTAATCATTGTTAATACAACAATTTCAGCCTGCGGAGGAGGATTCGCAGCTATACTTTTCTCATATATCCAAAAAGGAATTCCAAGCGTGGAGGGAACTATCAATGGAGTTTTGGGTGGATTGGTAGGTATTACAGCCTGTTGCTCAATCGTCAACCCTTCCCAAGCATTGATCATAGGGTTTATAGCTGGGCTAATAGTACAAGTTGTAACCTATGCGATGGAGAACTGGTTGCATTTAGATGATGTTGTCGGAGCATTTCCAGTTCATGGAGCCGCAGGAATCTGGGGAACGATTGCAGTTAGTTTATTTTCTATCGATCCATCTCTTCGAGGATTCGAGCAATTTAAAATTCAATTAATTGGAGTAGTTACTTGCGGAGCTTGGTCTTTTGGTTTGGGTATCATTTTGTTTTCTGTATTGAAATTTGCCACCAAACTACGAGTATCTGCTGAAGACGAAGAACGTGGTCTCAACGAATCTGAGCACGGATCCAAAACAGTCTGGCTTGATCTCATGAACACAATGAACTATATTGAAAAATCTAAAGACCTAAGATTAAAACTAGTCATTGATCGGGGATCAGAATCGGGAGTGATAGCGGAATATTTCAATAGATTGATATTTAGTCTAGCACAGATCATCGGCATCGTCAAAGTAAATTCTGATAGTATTGAACGTGGATCCAAGCAATTGGATCAAGCCACAGCAACAATCCTACGGGGAATCACGGAACAACAAGAGAAGAACAATCTTATCCAAGGACTTTTCTATAAACTTGAGGCATCTCTGGAAATGGTTATGGATAAAGCGGATGCGCAGAACATTGTGTCCAACCGAGTTCTCAATCTCTCTGGAGAGCTCGCAACCCAGATTCAGATTATCGAAAAAGATATTCATTCATCTAATAAGATCGTTTCAGAAATAGACGGGTTAGCATCGGAAGGCGAGAAGATTCTGCAAAAGACTGGTTCTAGCATGGAAGGAATGAACCAGTCTGCAAAAAAAGTGGAAGAGATTGTCCTAGGATTACAAAAAATCGCAGATCAACTCGGAATGCTGTCCATCAATGCAGCCATTGAATCTGCTCGAGGTGGTGAAGAAAGTGCTGGCTTTACGATTGTAGCTGAGAATATATCAAAGCTTTCTGAGAAGACTGGTTCAAATGCGAAGCAAGCTTCCATGTATCTTCGAGAAATCTGGGATACGATTCATAAATCAACGGAATCCATCCGAGAGACGAGTCAGTCCTTTCATCAAATTTTGCAGAAGCTACCTGATTTGACAAGGTATATGGAAAAAGTGGTTGAATCGGTAACTGAGTATTCGTCAAAAACGGACACGATCCACCAATCAATCGGAGAAGTTCAAGATACAAGCGAATTAGTAGCTAATGATATTAAAATTCGTTTCGAAGAACTCCATCATATGCATCAGCTATTTGATGATATAAAACTCAACACGGAAAGTATGGTGAATCAATTACAAGAATTGGATTCTATGAGTGGCGTCTTAAGTCAAGACTCAATCAATATGCATAGAATTGTAGATACGTTCCAAGTCAATCCAGCGTAA
- a CDS encoding argininosuccinate synthase produces the protein MKESPKKIILAYSGGLDTSVILAWLRDTYGCEVVAFCADVGQKEELSGLEEKGLKTGASKVYIEDLRLEFARDYIYPAIRGNALYEMRYLLGTSLARPLIAKAMVDVAKKEGADAFSHGATGKGNDQVRFELTFKALAPNSQIIAPWRTWNFGGRQELIDYAKSKGIPVPVTAAKPYSMDRNLMHLSFEGGILEDPYREPDPSMFLLSVSPEEAPDKPTYVELEWERGDCVAVNGKRMNPLEVMETLNEVGGANGIGRVDIVENRLVGIKSRGVYETPGGTILFHAHRDLESITLDRETQHMKDELVIPFAKLIYNGMWFSSQMKAVRAFIDTTQEFVSGTTRVKLYKGNCSVVGRKSQVSLYNPEMATFEKEALYNQFDAEGFINLYGLQLKETSKLRGTP, from the coding sequence ATGAAAGAATCTCCAAAAAAAATTATATTAGCTTATTCTGGTGGTTTAGATACCTCAGTGATCCTCGCTTGGTTGCGTGATACTTATGGATGCGAAGTAGTCGCCTTTTGTGCAGACGTAGGGCAGAAGGAAGAACTCAGTGGATTGGAAGAAAAAGGATTAAAGACAGGAGCATCGAAAGTTTATATCGAAGATCTTCGATTAGAATTTGCACGAGATTATATTTATCCAGCTATCAGAGGTAATGCTCTCTATGAAATGCGTTATTTGCTAGGAACTTCTCTCGCAAGACCCTTGATTGCAAAAGCGATGGTTGATGTTGCAAAGAAAGAAGGAGCAGATGCTTTCTCTCACGGTGCCACAGGGAAAGGCAATGACCAAGTCCGTTTCGAGCTAACTTTCAAGGCACTCGCACCAAATTCCCAGATCATCGCACCGTGGAGAACATGGAATTTTGGTGGAAGACAAGAACTGATTGACTATGCCAAATCTAAAGGAATTCCAGTTCCTGTAACAGCCGCTAAACCTTACTCAATGGATCGAAATCTTATGCATCTTTCCTTTGAAGGTGGGATTTTGGAAGATCCGTATAGAGAGCCAGATCCAAGTATGTTTTTATTATCAGTCTCTCCTGAAGAGGCACCTGATAAACCGACCTATGTGGAACTTGAATGGGAGAGAGGAGATTGCGTTGCTGTCAATGGCAAGCGAATGAATCCATTAGAAGTGATGGAAACTTTGAATGAGGTTGGTGGAGCCAACGGCATTGGTCGGGTTGATATTGTTGAGAACAGATTGGTCGGTATCAAGTCTAGAGGTGTTTATGAAACTCCAGGTGGTACAATCCTTTTTCATGCACATAGAGATCTTGAATCGATTACATTAGATCGAGAAACTCAGCATATGAAAGATGAACTTGTGATTCCGTTTGCAAAATTGATTTACAATGGTATGTGGTTCTCAAGCCAGATGAAGGCCGTTCGAGCCTTTATAGATACTACTCAAGAATTTGTTTCTGGCACAACTCGCGTTAAACTGTACAAGGGAAATTGTTCGGTAGTGGGACGTAAATCTCAAGTTTCACTTTACAATCCTGAAATGGCGACATTTGAGAAAGAGGCATTGTACAATCAATTTGATGCTGAAGGATTTATCAACTTATATGGATTGCAACTGAAAGAGACCTCTAAATTACGAGGGACTCCTTAA
- the rlmD gene encoding 23S rRNA (uracil(1939)-C(5))-methyltransferase RlmD: protein MNDRKPPFKKSSFKRKIRTQENSRTGTEPFAKSDAPSKFDRKEKPQPRKYDDTRLNPKSRNQSDSNSKSRFKSDSAHKSKTRFQPDELSNAKTRYKSEAPFKGKSKIKNTIDHHQNSDPERKNLCQHFGICSGCTTLNKKYASQLKSKDTKLRDLFQEFRKLTIAPIVPCPEEFHYRFKLQLPFGRKSVGHKSFVTLGLHSVDNRFIVDQAECKIQDLGLTRASQAIRLWARKEKITPYNEKTGNGILRHALIRKSFATGEILVGIILNDYDLPNRKDFSKSLFSTLRDALGKKSEFGKLVGIVMNSNMKNTNMVLGKDFSLLWGRSYLKEKIGPYHFKVGLNNFIQVNPYQTATLYNLILDEIPEKSKVVDAYSGMATIGIWIASKAKEVICTEENQDSFRAGIEAIKMNHIKNVRIKQGRSAEVLPETLAKEDPDVLVLDPPRIGLDEKTIEGILSNPPRKIVYVSCDPDSLLRDSRILSRGYYLTKLTPIDMFPQTGHIETVAVFETK from the coding sequence ATGAACGATCGAAAACCGCCATTTAAGAAATCTAGTTTCAAAAGGAAAATTCGAACTCAGGAAAATTCTAGAACAGGAACAGAACCCTTTGCAAAATCGGATGCACCTTCCAAATTTGATCGAAAAGAAAAACCTCAGCCTCGCAAATACGACGATACTCGGCTCAATCCAAAATCTCGAAATCAATCTGACAGTAATTCAAAATCAAGGTTCAAATCTGATTCTGCACACAAATCTAAAACTCGATTTCAGCCTGATGAATTATCCAATGCGAAAACTCGATATAAATCCGAAGCTCCATTCAAAGGAAAATCCAAAATAAAAAACACAATTGACCATCACCAGAATTCTGATCCTGAACGAAAAAATCTTTGTCAGCATTTTGGAATATGTAGTGGTTGCACAACTCTAAATAAAAAATATGCTTCTCAACTTAAGAGCAAAGATACAAAGCTAAGGGATTTATTTCAGGAATTTAGAAAACTTACCATTGCACCCATCGTTCCCTGCCCAGAAGAATTTCATTACCGATTCAAATTGCAGTTGCCCTTCGGCAGAAAGTCAGTTGGTCACAAAAGTTTTGTCACTCTGGGATTGCATAGCGTTGATAATCGATTTATAGTTGATCAAGCCGAATGTAAGATTCAAGACTTGGGACTTACTCGAGCATCTCAGGCTATTCGTCTCTGGGCAAGAAAAGAAAAAATTACACCTTACAATGAGAAGACGGGAAACGGGATATTACGCCATGCATTGATCCGTAAATCTTTTGCTACTGGAGAAATCCTAGTTGGTATTATTCTCAACGATTATGATTTACCCAATCGTAAGGATTTCTCTAAATCGTTGTTCTCAACCTTGCGCGATGCCCTCGGTAAAAAATCTGAATTTGGTAAACTCGTTGGAATCGTAATGAATTCAAATATGAAAAATACCAATATGGTTCTTGGTAAAGATTTCTCTTTACTATGGGGTAGATCCTATTTAAAGGAAAAGATTGGACCTTACCATTTCAAAGTGGGATTGAATAACTTCATTCAAGTCAATCCGTACCAGACAGCTACTTTATATAATTTAATATTGGATGAGATTCCAGAGAAATCGAAAGTTGTAGATGCCTATTCAGGAATGGCAACGATCGGTATCTGGATTGCTAGCAAAGCGAAAGAAGTAATCTGCACAGAAGAAAATCAAGATTCATTCCGAGCGGGCATTGAAGCAATCAAGATGAATCATATCAAAAATGTAAGAATCAAACAAGGACGCTCTGCTGAGGTTTTGCCTGAGACACTAGCAAAAGAAGATCCAGATGTTTTAGTTCTGGATCCTCCTCGGATTGGTCTCGATGAGAAAACGATTGAAGGAATTTTGTCCAATCCACCTAGAAAAATCGTTTACGTATCTTGTGATCCGGACTCACTATTAAGAGATTCTAGAATCTTATCAAGGGGCTACTATTTAACAAAGCTTACACCAATCGATATGTTCCCGCAGACAGGTCATATTGAAACAGTTGCAGTATTTGAGACCAAATAA
- the coaD gene encoding pantetheine-phosphate adenylyltransferase, translating into MNRLAIYPGSFDPMTNGHLDLIKRSLQLYDRVIVAVAKNSRKNSFFTVDERVELIKKSLPGLERIEIDTFSGLTVDYARKRNAKVIIRGLRAVTDFDYEYAISLMNSKLAPDIETIFLMASNEHSFISSTIVKEVARHGRAVSNQVPDVVNEALLRKFQSQDFDQD; encoded by the coding sequence ATGAATCGACTTGCAATATATCCAGGATCATTTGATCCCATGACGAATGGGCACCTTGATCTAATCAAAAGATCCTTACAATTGTATGACCGAGTCATTGTTGCGGTTGCAAAAAATTCTCGAAAAAACTCTTTCTTCACAGTAGACGAAAGAGTGGAACTTATTAAGAAATCTCTTCCAGGATTGGAGCGGATTGAAATCGATACATTCAGTGGTTTAACTGTTGATTATGCCCGAAAACGAAATGCAAAGGTGATCATTCGTGGGCTGAGAGCGGTGACAGATTTCGATTATGAATATGCAATTTCACTTATGAATAGCAAACTCGCTCCAGACATTGAAACAATCTTTCTTATGGCTAGCAATGAACATTCTTTTATTTCATCGACAATCGTCAAAGAAGTAGCAAGGCATGGTAGGGCAGTCTCGAACCAAGTTCCTGACGTCGTAAATGAAGCATTGCTTCGAAAATTTCAATCCCAAGATTTTGATCAAGACTGA
- a CDS encoding quinone-dependent dihydroorotate dehydrogenase, with protein MESLEKESIFHKLVKVNRNAFYSYLLKPLFFRLSPENAHELAKGLLELGDKFPFFLSTLHSITNYSSDRLVSTVAGIKFENPLGMAAGFDKTGELYPFLCKLGFGHIEIGTVTGEEQLGNPRPRLFRYPEFNALINRMGFNNPGAEKMNITLMKQPRINVRGINAGKTKIVPIEDSAQDYAKSFRILGKYADYGVINISSPNTPGLRSLQGREAFRKLFLDIKQELGGSFDFPIFVKFAPDLSDEELLENLQEALDLKISGVILTNTTLDKSSLGLAKPEEGGLSGVPLRDRALHCTRIAYKFLQGRIPIIGVGGIDSGASALERIQAGANIIQIYTSYIYQGPFLPWEINKHIDEYLKKSGKKSISEIVGEKNK; from the coding sequence ATGGAAAGCCTTGAAAAAGAATCTATATTCCATAAGCTAGTAAAGGTGAACCGAAATGCATTTTATAGCTATCTTCTAAAACCACTATTCTTTCGGTTGTCTCCTGAGAATGCTCATGAGCTTGCAAAAGGATTACTTGAGCTAGGAGACAAATTTCCCTTCTTCTTATCAACACTGCATTCCATTACAAATTACAGTTCCGATAGACTTGTATCAACTGTAGCCGGAATCAAATTTGAGAATCCATTGGGTATGGCAGCTGGATTCGATAAGACAGGTGAACTTTATCCATTTCTTTGCAAATTAGGATTTGGTCATATTGAAATTGGAACTGTAACCGGAGAAGAACAACTGGGCAATCCGCGTCCACGTTTATTCCGCTATCCTGAATTCAATGCCCTCATAAATCGAATGGGGTTTAATAATCCAGGTGCTGAGAAAATGAATATCACCTTAATGAAGCAGCCAAGGATCAACGTACGCGGCATCAATGCTGGCAAGACCAAGATTGTTCCCATCGAAGATTCAGCACAAGATTATGCAAAGTCATTTAGGATCTTAGGCAAATACGCAGATTATGGTGTTATCAATATTAGCTCTCCCAATACACCAGGACTTCGAAGTCTGCAAGGACGGGAAGCATTCAGAAAACTATTTCTTGATATAAAACAAGAATTAGGTGGATCTTTTGATTTTCCTATATTCGTGAAATTTGCACCTGATTTATCGGATGAAGAACTTCTCGAAAACTTACAAGAAGCTTTGGATCTAAAAATATCTGGTGTAATCTTAACCAATACAACCCTAGATAAATCTTCATTGGGGTTGGCTAAGCCAGAGGAAGGTGGTCTATCTGGTGTACCACTTCGAGATAGGGCATTGCATTGTACTAGAATTGCATACAAATTTCTGCAAGGTCGGATTCCGATCATCGGTGTTGGCGGTATCGATTCAGGGGCATCAGCATTGGAACGAATTCAGGCAGGAGCGAACATCATTCAGATTTACACGAGCTATATCTATCAAGGACCATTTCTGCCTTGGGAAATCAATAAGCATATAGATGAGTATTTAAAGAAATCAGGTAAGAAATCAATTTCTGAAATTGTCGGAGAAAAAAACAAATGA
- a CDS encoding caspase family protein, whose protein sequence is MIRWVLFIFLICFFQSPIFSQTLHALISVDSNDESIGRSVKKDGALMRDLVKKIASETGMTLKLTYYEGKQFTLKNNNNAINNLKPSANDMVFVYFSAHGYRTQKTKTKWPLVYHAESDDGLDLNKVYQTIASKKPRFQIVMADVCNELIEMDEDSPHVAPRSTNSNESVNYKALFLNSKGGIISSSSKPEQLSYALEKGGAFTLNFLAALKTATRSTSLPKWTNIMNTATKVIGKGTDARQDPQYQAFNLVDGGTSSVAVSTTTSNIPSPPPSPTNSSSNKNSFKFKEGKLVQKSAKKWILTWEGVDYNLKQYEKEDDMIYLESPEDESYYCLSIEQRMLWIYDDNSEDWEILVDPLK, encoded by the coding sequence ATGATTCGTTGGGTTCTATTTATTTTTCTAATTTGTTTTTTTCAGAGTCCGATTTTTTCCCAGACACTTCATGCGCTGATTTCAGTTGATAGCAACGACGAATCTATTGGTCGGAGTGTCAAAAAGGATGGTGCGCTCATGCGTGATCTTGTAAAAAAAATTGCAAGTGAGACAGGTATGACCCTCAAGCTTACCTATTACGAAGGTAAACAGTTTACTTTAAAAAATAATAATAATGCCATTAATAATTTAAAACCCTCCGCAAATGATATGGTTTTTGTCTATTTCTCCGCACATGGTTACCGAACTCAAAAAACAAAAACCAAATGGCCTTTGGTCTATCACGCTGAATCAGATGACGGCCTAGATTTAAATAAAGTTTACCAAACTATTGCAAGTAAAAAACCTAGATTTCAAATCGTCATGGCTGATGTGTGCAATGAACTCATAGAAATGGATGAAGATTCTCCACACGTCGCACCGCGATCTACCAATTCAAATGAATCCGTTAACTACAAAGCACTTTTCCTGAATAGCAAAGGAGGAATCATTAGCTCTTCTTCCAAACCTGAACAGCTTTCTTATGCTTTGGAAAAAGGTGGAGCGTTCACTTTGAACTTTCTTGCAGCGCTAAAGACAGCAACAAGATCCACAAGTCTTCCTAAGTGGACAAATATAATGAATACTGCAACCAAAGTAATTGGCAAAGGAACTGATGCAAGGCAAGATCCTCAATACCAGGCATTCAATCTTGTTGATGGAGGAACATCTTCCGTTGCAGTAAGTACAACCACTTCTAATATTCCAAGTCCGCCACCTTCTCCGACAAACTCATCTAGTAATAAAAATAGTTTTAAGTTCAAAGAAGGTAAATTAGTTCAAAAATCCGCAAAAAAATGGATTCTTACTTGGGAAGGCGTTGATTACAATCTAAAACAATATGAGAAAGAAGACGACATGATTTATCTTGAAAGCCCAGAAGATGAATCTTATTACTGTCTAAGCATAGAACAGAGAATGTTATGGATCTATGACGACAATTCAGAAGATTGGGAAATACTTGTCGATCCACTTAAATAG